A genomic segment from Chitinophaga niabensis encodes:
- a CDS encoding LptF/LptG family permease, whose translation MKKIDWYILRKFIGTFIYSLMILLVISVVIDITEKIDDFMTHNLSFGFVLMNYYIGFIPHIAALLFPLFIFISVIFFTSKLAYKTEIVAILSSGVSFRRFLRPYWVGAILFGGILWAANQWVVPNANRIRTSFENKYVSAPANSEALRDKTLRVDSNTYITFGYYDPNYKNGSDFVLKRVDGQKVIYNMRAERVTWDSIARKWKLEFASERTIDGLKEKLTFKNDTSIKIPLLPSELIEEKNKQEAMTTPELNRFLEREELRGAEGLNTYYVEKYRRTSAAVAVVILVLIGAIISSRKVRGGSGLHLALGIVISATYILFMQFSTVFATKANLDPLLAAWIPNFLFGLLALWLYFRAPK comes from the coding sequence ATGAAGAAGATAGACTGGTACATATTACGCAAGTTCATCGGCACATTCATTTACTCCCTGATGATCCTGCTGGTGATCTCAGTAGTGATAGACATCACGGAAAAGATAGATGACTTCATGACGCATAACCTCTCCTTTGGTTTTGTGCTCATGAACTATTACATCGGTTTCATCCCGCATATTGCTGCCCTGCTGTTCCCGCTCTTCATCTTTATCTCCGTGATCTTCTTCACGTCCAAACTGGCCTATAAAACAGAGATCGTAGCTATCCTCAGTTCCGGCGTAAGTTTCCGCCGGTTCCTGCGTCCATACTGGGTAGGGGCCATCCTCTTCGGGGGCATCCTCTGGGCTGCGAATCAATGGGTAGTGCCTAATGCCAACCGCATCCGCACCTCCTTTGAAAATAAATACGTTAGCGCTCCTGCCAACTCTGAAGCCCTGCGGGATAAGACCTTGCGGGTAGACAGCAATACTTATATCACTTTCGGTTATTACGATCCCAATTATAAGAACGGCTCCGATTTTGTGCTGAAACGGGTGGACGGACAAAAAGTGATCTATAACATGCGTGCGGAAAGGGTTACCTGGGATTCCATTGCCAGGAAGTGGAAACTGGAATTTGCCTCAGAACGTACGATAGACGGGTTGAAAGAGAAGCTGACGTTTAAGAACGATACCAGTATTAAGATACCGCTGTTACCTTCAGAGCTGATAGAAGAGAAGAATAAACAGGAAGCCATGACCACCCCTGAACTCAACCGTTTCCTGGAACGGGAGGAACTGAGAGGAGCAGAGGGCCTGAACACTTATTACGTGGAAAAATACCGCAGGACCTCTGCAGCAGTAGCTGTAGTGATCCTGGTACTGATCGGGGCCATTATCTCCAGCCGGAAGGTGAGGGGAGGAAGTGGTTTACACCTGGCCCTTGGCATTGTGATCAGCGCAACTTACATCCTCTTTATGCAGTTTTCAACGGTATTTGCCACCAAAGCTAACCTGGACCCATTACTGGCGGCATGGATACCCAATTTCCTGTTTGGATTGCTGGCACTCTGGCTGTACTTCAGGGCACCGAAATAA
- the tgt gene encoding tRNA guanosine(34) transglycosylase Tgt gives MNFELTKTDPSGARAGTLTTDHGVIQTPIFMPVGTVGSVKAVTQEQLRNDIDARIILGNTYHLYLRPGLDVLKQAGGLHKFNGWDRPLLTDSGGYQVFSLAANRKIKEEGCLFQSHIDGSRHLFTPENVMDIQRVIGADIIMAFDECPPYPSEYQYAKRSMELTHRWLDRCIKRLNETTPEYGHEQTLFPIVQGSTYKDLRKISAEAIASRNCAGNAIGGLSVGEPEADMYEMCGLVTEILPKEKPRYLMGVGTPWNILQNIELGIDMFDCVMPTRNGRNGMLFTWQGVINIRNKKWATDFSQLDAENPCFASQNYTKAYVRHLFVAGEILGMTLASIHNLCFYLELVKAAREQILQGTYGPWKTKMIPQLKTRL, from the coding sequence TTGAATTTTGAGTTAACAAAGACGGACCCCTCAGGGGCAAGGGCAGGTACCCTCACTACAGATCATGGGGTTATCCAAACGCCCATCTTCATGCCTGTAGGCACTGTGGGCAGTGTGAAAGCGGTTACCCAGGAACAATTACGCAACGATATCGATGCCCGGATCATCCTGGGTAATACCTATCATTTATATCTCCGGCCGGGCCTGGACGTTCTGAAACAGGCCGGTGGTTTACATAAATTTAACGGCTGGGACCGCCCCCTGCTCACCGATAGCGGAGGGTACCAGGTATTTTCCCTGGCCGCCAACCGTAAGATCAAGGAAGAAGGCTGCCTTTTCCAGAGCCATATAGACGGTAGCCGGCACCTGTTCACCCCGGAAAATGTGATGGACATCCAGCGGGTGATAGGAGCAGACATTATCATGGCCTTTGACGAATGCCCTCCTTACCCCAGCGAGTACCAATACGCTAAACGTAGTATGGAACTTACGCACCGCTGGCTGGACAGATGTATCAAACGCCTGAACGAAACCACTCCTGAGTACGGGCACGAGCAAACGCTGTTCCCCATTGTACAGGGAAGTACTTATAAAGACCTCAGAAAGATCTCCGCAGAAGCGATAGCCTCCCGCAATTGTGCAGGGAATGCTATCGGCGGCCTGAGTGTGGGAGAACCGGAAGCAGATATGTATGAAATGTGCGGCCTGGTTACAGAGATCCTCCCCAAAGAAAAACCCCGCTACCTGATGGGAGTGGGTACCCCCTGGAATATCCTGCAGAACATTGAGCTGGGCATTGATATGTTCGACTGTGTGATGCCCACCCGCAATGGCCGGAACGGTATGCTGTTCACCTGGCAGGGTGTGATCAATATCCGGAATAAGAAATGGGCAACAGACTTTAGCCAGCTGGATGCAGAAAATCCCTGTTTTGCCAGTCAGAACTATACCAAAGCCTATGTGCGTCATTTGTTTGTGGCAGGGGAGATCCTGGGCATGACCCTGGCCAGCATCCACAATCTCTGCTTTTACCTGGAACTGGTAAAAGCCGCCAGGGAACAGATCCTGCAGGGAACTTACGGACCCTGGAAGACCAAAATGATCCCACAGCTCAAGACGAGGCTGTAG
- a CDS encoding glycosyltransferase, with protein MSDNLGIIIFYIFASAAGVQVLYYLIFFSRVAFYNRKFEEELPPQEPLSVIICAKNEERSLPKNLPTVLQQRYHERAEPAYEVIVVNDNSEDDSKYYLASIENGYPHYRHIEIKQAAQFIPGKKYPLSIGIKGAKHETLVLTDADCKPGSTYWLSMMGQGFEDGKEIVLGYGPYYKKPGFLNKVIRYETFFSALQYLSFALSGIPYMGVGRNLAYKKDLFFRHKGFTSHQHLASGDDDLFVNKAATGKNVGVVINKHAFSYSEPKTKWKHWFNQKTRHMSTGKHYRFGHKLLLGLFSLSHFVFYPSLVAALFYPPLLEITLYVIGAKLLVQSVITFLALKKLDEKDLFWYSWLMDILMFLYYVIFTPALFFKKGKSKWK; from the coding sequence ATGTCGGACAATCTCGGGATTATCATCTTTTATATTTTTGCCTCGGCGGCAGGTGTTCAGGTTCTCTATTACCTCATCTTCTTTTCCCGGGTAGCCTTTTATAATCGAAAGTTTGAAGAAGAGCTTCCTCCACAGGAGCCTCTCTCCGTAATTATATGTGCCAAGAACGAGGAACGGAGCCTTCCGAAGAACCTCCCCACTGTATTGCAGCAACGGTATCATGAGCGTGCAGAACCAGCCTATGAAGTGATAGTGGTGAACGACAATTCAGAGGACGATTCCAAATATTACCTTGCCTCCATCGAAAACGGTTATCCACATTACCGCCATATTGAGATCAAACAGGCCGCCCAGTTCATCCCCGGCAAAAAGTACCCGCTTTCCATTGGTATCAAAGGGGCCAAACATGAAACACTGGTATTGACAGATGCGGATTGCAAACCGGGCAGTACTTACTGGCTGTCTATGATGGGCCAGGGTTTTGAGGATGGGAAAGAAATAGTGCTGGGTTACGGGCCTTATTATAAAAAGCCCGGTTTCCTCAATAAAGTGATCCGGTATGAAACGTTCTTCAGCGCCCTGCAATATCTTTCCTTTGCCCTGAGCGGTATTCCCTATATGGGCGTAGGCCGTAACCTGGCTTATAAAAAAGACCTGTTCTTCCGGCATAAAGGCTTCACTTCACATCAGCACCTGGCTTCCGGGGACGATGACCTGTTTGTGAACAAGGCTGCTACGGGTAAGAATGTAGGGGTGGTGATCAACAAACACGCCTTCTCTTATTCAGAGCCTAAAACAAAATGGAAACACTGGTTTAACCAGAAGACCCGGCATATGAGTACCGGCAAGCATTACCGTTTTGGCCATAAACTGTTGCTGGGCCTGTTCTCCCTTTCTCATTTCGTTTTCTATCCCAGCCTGGTGGCAGCCCTGTTCTATCCACCCCTGCTGGAGATCACCTTATATGTTATCGGCGCAAAATTGCTGGTCCAGTCCGTGATCACTTTCCTCGCACTGAAGAAGCTGGATGAGAAGGACCTGTTCTGGTACAGCTGGCTGATGGACATTCTCATGTTCCTATATTACGTTATCTTTACGCCCGCTTTGTTCTTCAAAAAAGGAAAGAGCAAGTGGAAATAA
- the rsmG gene encoding 16S rRNA (guanine(527)-N(7))-methyltransferase RsmG — translation MEIILKYFSDFTPKQLDQFRALAPVYKEWNEKINVISRKDIDALYEKHILHSLAIAAVTDLPDGLQVLDLGTGGGFPGIPLAIFFPEVKFHLVDSIGKKIKVVEAVAEALNLTNVTTAHSRAEEIKNRKFDLVVSRAVAPLKDLLHWSKPLIRKGAAEDKPTGLICLKGGDLAQEISESGSRPKMVNIFKIFPEEYFQEKYVVAVR, via the coding sequence ATGGAGATCATTCTTAAGTACTTTTCTGATTTTACGCCTAAGCAGCTGGACCAGTTCCGGGCGCTGGCCCCTGTTTACAAAGAGTGGAATGAAAAGATCAATGTAATATCCCGCAAGGATATAGACGCCCTCTACGAAAAACACATCCTGCATTCCCTGGCCATTGCGGCCGTTACGGACCTGCCGGATGGCTTGCAGGTGCTGGACCTTGGTACCGGCGGAGGTTTTCCCGGTATCCCCCTCGCTATTTTCTTTCCTGAAGTAAAGTTTCACCTGGTAGATTCCATTGGTAAAAAGATCAAAGTGGTGGAAGCCGTGGCCGAAGCCCTGAACCTGACGAATGTAACCACCGCCCATTCCCGTGCAGAGGAAATAAAGAACCGTAAGTTTGACCTGGTGGTATCCCGTGCGGTAGCTCCCTTGAAAGACCTCCTGCATTGGAGCAAACCCCTGATCCGCAAAGGAGCGGCTGAGGATAAACCCACAGGATTGATCTGCCTGAAGGGCGGGGACCTGGCCCAGGAGATCTCAGAAAGCGGCAGCAGGCCCAAAATGGTGAATATCTTTAAGATCTTCCCGGAGGAATATTTCCAGGAAAAGTACGTGGTAGCTGTACGTTAA
- a CDS encoding RNA polymerase sigma factor gives MASEQNERIKQTVEKERQRLLHFIRKRVDNVADAEDILQDVLFQFTQYLRLGPNINSLTGWLFAVTRNRITDWFRKKKEDRFSDTALPSVEGDGPLYLSDILPDTAAKTDEPLVRKIIAEAIMDATDELPEEQRYVFLQHEVEGRSFKEISAETGISVNTLLSRKRYAVLYLREKLAALYKELMND, from the coding sequence ATGGCATCGGAACAAAACGAGCGCATAAAGCAAACGGTGGAAAAAGAACGCCAGCGGCTGCTGCATTTCATCCGGAAACGGGTGGATAATGTAGCGGATGCGGAAGACATCCTGCAGGATGTGCTGTTCCAGTTCACCCAATATTTACGCCTCGGTCCAAATATCAATTCACTCACCGGATGGCTTTTTGCAGTTACCAGGAATAGAATTACAGACTGGTTCAGGAAAAAGAAAGAAGACAGGTTCTCGGATACTGCATTGCCATCTGTGGAGGGAGACGGCCCCTTGTACCTCTCAGACATCCTGCCGGATACCGCGGCCAAAACTGATGAACCCCTGGTGCGTAAGATCATTGCAGAGGCCATCATGGATGCCACGGACGAATTACCGGAAGAACAGCGTTACGTATTCCTGCAACATGAAGTGGAAGGCCGGTCCTTTAAAGAGATCTCCGCTGAAACAGGCATCTCCGTAAACACGCTCCTTTCCCGTAAACGTTACGCAGTATTATACCTGCGGGAAAAACTGGCAGCATTGTATAAAGAATTAATGAACGATTAA
- a CDS encoding DinB family protein: MNKQAIKTLLNTSFTDFSTFIDTLSNHRFVVSPEGKWSAGQQLDHLIRSAKPVNKALGMPKFLLRFFGKPAAAKSRSYEQMKDAYVAELGRGGVTTRPYIPPVTEANQREILQQQMHAQRDKMIALLDKWTEEELDRYQVPHPLLGKITVRECLYFTAYHNHHHLHTLQVREKPNQPWAEQLERALF, translated from the coding sequence ATGAACAAGCAAGCTATAAAAACCTTATTGAACACAAGCTTTACAGATTTCTCCACCTTTATAGATACCCTTTCCAATCACCGCTTTGTGGTTTCGCCGGAAGGCAAATGGTCCGCCGGTCAACAGCTGGACCACCTGATCCGCAGCGCCAAACCAGTGAACAAAGCTCTTGGAATGCCTAAATTCCTTTTACGCTTCTTTGGCAAACCCGCTGCTGCCAAATCCCGCTCCTACGAGCAGATGAAAGATGCTTATGTGGCAGAACTGGGCAGAGGCGGCGTAACCACCAGGCCTTATATACCGCCTGTTACGGAAGCAAATCAACGGGAGATCCTACAGCAACAAATGCATGCACAGCGGGATAAAATGATTGCACTCCTGGATAAATGGACGGAAGAAGAACTGGATAGATACCAGGTGCCGCATCCCCTGCTGGGAAAGATCACCGTGCGGGAGTGCCTGTACTTTACGGCTTATCATAATCACCATCACTTACACACACTACAGGTGAGAGAAAAGCCGAACCAGCCCTGGGCAGAACAACTGGAAAGGGCATTATTCTAA
- a CDS encoding ArsR/SmtB family transcription factor, producing MRRDVFQAIADPNRRAILGMLAENQLNLNQVAQHFDITRSAVSQHMKILTECGLVVITQKGRERYCEAKLERLGEVADWMNQYKKFWEAKFDLMEKALKTIQAKSKKHDGKK from the coding sequence ATGAGAAGAGATGTATTCCAGGCTATCGCCGATCCCAATAGAAGAGCCATACTGGGTATGCTGGCAGAAAACCAGCTCAACCTGAACCAGGTGGCGCAGCATTTTGATATTACCCGCTCTGCTGTATCGCAGCATATGAAGATCCTCACGGAATGCGGGCTGGTGGTGATCACCCAGAAAGGCAGGGAACGTTATTGTGAAGCAAAACTGGAAAGGCTGGGCGAAGTGGCGGACTGGATGAATCAATATAAAAAGTTCTGGGAAGCCAAGTTTGATCTGATGGAAAAAGCATTGAAAACTATCCAGGCAAAAAGCAAAAAACATGACGGCAAAAAATAA
- a CDS encoding SRPBCC domain-containing protein: MTAKNNQEHKMSSFRVFDAPRELVFKMWTDPEYLAMWWGPKGFTNPVCEIGVQPGGRILIMMTAPDGSVYPMRGVFNEIREPERIVFTAWPEDGNGNVVLEVTHTVTFISENNKTRQVIESVVRNATLPPEVYQSEMNKGWNSSLEKLEALLKEQ; the protein is encoded by the coding sequence ATGACGGCAAAAAATAACCAGGAACATAAAATGTCCAGCTTCCGGGTGTTTGATGCACCGCGTGAACTTGTTTTTAAAATGTGGACGGACCCTGAATATTTAGCCATGTGGTGGGGACCCAAGGGATTCACCAATCCTGTCTGTGAAATAGGTGTGCAACCCGGAGGCCGTATCCTTATTATGATGACGGCGCCCGATGGATCAGTATATCCTATGCGTGGGGTGTTCAATGAAATCCGGGAACCGGAACGGATTGTGTTCACCGCATGGCCGGAAGACGGGAATGGGAATGTGGTCCTTGAAGTAACGCATACGGTTACATTCATCTCTGAGAACAATAAAACAAGGCAGGTCATTGAATCTGTTGTACGTAATGCTACCCTGCCTCCTGAAGTTTACCAAAGCGAAATGAATAAGGGATGGAACTCAAGCCTGGAGAAGCTGGAGGCGCTTTTAAAGGAGCAATGA
- a CDS encoding patatin-like phospholipase family protein: MPKTALVISGGGSKGAFAVGVLKYMAATPKITFDTICGTSTGSLIAPMAALGEINLLEKLYTTHITSDVILTGNVINRFISKDSYSLFDAQPLSLLIKETFTDAHYDALLKSKKEVYLTTVCLQTGRIVYFTNSDLPMTSSDYDVVRVQNSSTFRRAMFASSCQPVFMPPYKVIENEDWQYVDGGLREYAPIELAIDNGATEVYAILLTPELPEVDNEHFKSPFRILQQTLDWFTMDVAINDLKMPKYVNRSLQYIKAVKAKMKDAGLKPKEIEGFFDIPFDNPFLGKTDLKLHIIRPEKPLGGGPGGLTFEPAAMKKMVAYGEEVARNYFEGL; encoded by the coding sequence ATGCCTAAAACTGCATTGGTGATCAGCGGCGGTGGCTCTAAAGGAGCATTTGCCGTAGGCGTGCTGAAATATATGGCCGCTACACCCAAAATAACCTTCGATACCATCTGTGGTACCAGCACCGGCTCACTCATTGCCCCCATGGCGGCTTTGGGAGAAATTAACCTGCTGGAAAAACTCTACACTACCCATATCACCAGCGATGTGATCCTTACCGGCAATGTGATCAACCGTTTTATCAGCAAAGATTCCTATTCCCTCTTTGATGCACAGCCGCTCAGCCTGCTCATTAAAGAAACTTTTACAGACGCGCATTACGATGCATTACTGAAAAGTAAAAAGGAAGTATACCTCACCACGGTATGCCTGCAAACCGGCAGGATCGTTTATTTCACGAACAGCGACCTGCCCATGACCTCTTCTGATTATGATGTGGTCCGTGTGCAGAACAGCAGTACATTCCGCCGTGCTATGTTTGCCTCTTCCTGCCAGCCTGTTTTTATGCCGCCTTATAAGGTGATTGAAAACGAAGACTGGCAATATGTGGATGGCGGCCTGCGGGAGTACGCCCCCATTGAATTAGCGATCGACAACGGCGCTACGGAAGTATATGCCATCCTGCTCACGCCGGAACTCCCGGAAGTGGATAATGAACACTTTAAAAGCCCTTTCAGGATCTTACAGCAAACACTGGATTGGTTTACCATGGATGTGGCCATCAACGACCTGAAAATGCCGAAATATGTAAACAGGAGCCTGCAGTACATCAAGGCCGTAAAAGCGAAAATGAAAGACGCCGGTTTAAAACCAAAGGAGATAGAGGGCTTCTTTGATATTCCCTTTGATAACCCTTTCCTGGGAAAAACAGACCTGAAACTGCATATTATCCGGCCGGAGAAACCCTTAGGCGGTGGCCCCGGCGGCCTAACCTTTGAGCCGGCAGCCATGAAGAAAATGGTAGCCTATGGGGAGGAAGTTGCCCGGAATTACTTTGAGGGGCTCTAA
- a CDS encoding M1 family metallopeptidase translates to MSKSLFPAFLCLLATSTAWAQPDRWQQRVKYKMDVQMDVKTNRLTGKQRLEYTNNSPDTLFRVFYHLQWNAFQPNSMMDVRSRELGKSPIGKDAKGNDKYDWDSRVTDRISKLQPDEIGYQKVISLKRDGHQQVYRTEETILVVDLDKPILPKSSTVFEMEFEAQVPIQIRRSGRNNKEGIDYSMAQWYPKLCEYDAEGWHPTPYIAREFYGVWGDFEVNITMDKKYLIAATGYLQNPNSIGYGYEAKGVKVTQPAGNTLTWKFLAPNVFDFVWAADRDYKHITKEIDGFTAHFFYQENDTTRQTWPQLAEMIPDAYAYIKKHYGAYGYKQYSFIQGGDGGMEYPMATLIMGNGKMRGLYGVAIHEWMHSWYQCMLGTNESLYPWMDEGFTTFAENNVIGNTLDSLKGRWHQSESYRSYFNLVSSPFEEPMSTHSDHYNTNYGYSTTAYSKGAVFLEQLGYVIGAANRDAGLLRYYKDWRFKHPNSRDFIRVMEKESGIQLDWYLQYFVNSTKHIDYALDSIYEVNGKATIRLRRVGEFPMPIDLQVEYADGRKEMHYIPLTLMFANKPNEDPAIRQVVHDGWRWTHPTYTFTLDVPLGQLKSLEIDPSQRMADIERRNNKAVAR, encoded by the coding sequence ATGAGTAAATCATTATTTCCGGCGTTTTTATGCTTACTCGCCACCTCCACAGCCTGGGCACAACCAGACCGCTGGCAGCAAAGGGTGAAGTATAAAATGGACGTACAGATGGATGTAAAGACCAACCGCCTTACAGGAAAACAACGCCTGGAGTACACCAATAATTCACCGGATACTTTGTTCCGGGTGTTCTACCATTTACAATGGAATGCTTTTCAACCCAACAGCATGATGGACGTGCGCAGCAGGGAATTGGGGAAAAGCCCTATAGGCAAAGATGCCAAAGGAAACGACAAATACGACTGGGATTCCAGGGTAACAGACCGCATCTCCAAACTGCAACCGGATGAGATCGGTTACCAGAAAGTGATCTCCCTCAAACGCGATGGCCATCAACAGGTTTACCGCACAGAAGAGACCATCCTGGTAGTGGACCTGGACAAACCCATTCTGCCCAAAAGCAGTACCGTGTTTGAAATGGAATTTGAAGCACAGGTACCTATACAGATCCGCCGCAGCGGCCGGAACAACAAAGAAGGCATCGACTATTCCATGGCGCAGTGGTATCCTAAATTATGCGAGTACGATGCAGAAGGATGGCACCCTACTCCCTACATTGCCCGTGAATTCTACGGCGTTTGGGGAGATTTTGAAGTGAACATCACCATGGACAAAAAATACCTGATTGCAGCTACAGGATATCTCCAGAACCCTAACAGTATTGGTTACGGTTACGAAGCAAAAGGCGTGAAAGTAACACAGCCCGCAGGTAATACACTCACCTGGAAGTTCCTGGCACCGAATGTATTTGATTTCGTATGGGCAGCAGACCGCGACTATAAACACATCACCAAAGAAATAGATGGTTTTACCGCGCATTTCTTTTACCAGGAAAATGATACCACGCGCCAGACATGGCCGCAGCTGGCTGAAATGATCCCCGATGCATATGCCTACATTAAAAAACATTACGGCGCTTACGGGTACAAACAATACTCCTTTATCCAGGGGGGAGACGGTGGCATGGAATATCCCATGGCCACGCTGATCATGGGTAACGGTAAAATGAGAGGCCTCTACGGCGTAGCCATTCACGAATGGATGCACAGCTGGTACCAGTGTATGCTGGGCACCAACGAAAGCCTCTATCCCTGGATGGACGAAGGGTTCACCACATTCGCAGAAAATAACGTGATCGGTAATACGCTGGATTCCCTCAAAGGCCGCTGGCATCAATCGGAATCTTACCGCAGTTATTTTAACCTGGTGAGCAGTCCTTTTGAAGAACCCATGAGTACGCACTCCGATCACTATAATACCAACTACGGTTACAGCACAACTGCTTATTCCAAGGGGGCCGTGTTCCTGGAGCAACTGGGATATGTGATCGGTGCCGCTAACAGGGATGCAGGGCTTTTACGCTACTATAAGGACTGGCGCTTCAAACATCCCAACTCCCGTGATTTTATCCGGGTAATGGAAAAGGAAAGCGGTATCCAGCTGGATTGGTACCTGCAGTACTTTGTGAACAGCACCAAACATATCGATTATGCGTTGGACAGCATTTACGAAGTGAACGGCAAAGCTACCATACGCCTCCGCCGCGTGGGAGAATTTCCCATGCCCATAGATCTGCAGGTAGAATATGCAGATGGGAGGAAGGAAATGCACTACATCCCTTTAACCCTGATGTTTGCCAACAAGCCTAATGAAGACCCTGCTATCAGGCAGGTAGTACACGACGGCTGGAGATGGACGCATCCTACCTATACCTTCACGCTGGATGTGCCACTGGGCCAGTTAAAAAGCCTGGAGATAGATCCCAGCCAGCGGATGGCAGATATAGAACGAAGGAATAATAAAGCGGTTGCGAGATAA
- a CDS encoding ATP-binding protein: MHPSLYTAIQHLTAFIQARLATYLGQEPVMIGDYPAQITAATAEIPAFSMFNEKEQVILLLALMPHLHPGYFEGVIQQYLPQGGDFPAFGGVKGNNHRAMLPTGETAQFLLAGKDLAERIQVQELFSSDHILYQQDICWLDTVKEGEPMMSGRIVLSNEWLDKVLLGRETLPRFSADFPARRLQTQMSWDDVVLHPITKEQIQDISIWLKHHALFSKDDNLGRKVKPGYRALFYGPPGTGKTLTANLLGQQFGREVYCIDLSQVISKYIGETEKNLEKIFNRAEHKNWILFFDEADALFGKRTSVQSSHDRYANQEVSYLLQRVEAFSGLLILASNFKNNLDDAFLRRFHAIIHFPMPNAEERLMIWEKSMPASLHRNGNLDLRSLAERFELSGASILNIMHYASLRAFARNDQQLHLSEVMEGVRKELMKEEKSF; encoded by the coding sequence ATGCATCCTTCACTATATACCGCTATACAACACCTCACTGCTTTTATACAGGCAAGGCTGGCAACATACCTGGGCCAGGAGCCTGTGATGATAGGAGATTACCCTGCACAGATCACAGCCGCCACTGCAGAGATCCCCGCCTTTTCCATGTTTAACGAAAAGGAACAGGTGATACTGCTGTTAGCCCTGATGCCCCATTTGCATCCCGGATATTTTGAAGGGGTTATTCAGCAATACCTTCCACAGGGAGGAGACTTCCCTGCATTTGGTGGTGTGAAAGGAAATAATCACCGCGCCATGTTGCCCACGGGAGAAACCGCGCAATTCCTGCTGGCAGGGAAGGATCTTGCAGAACGGATACAGGTGCAGGAACTTTTTTCTTCAGATCATATTTTATACCAGCAGGATATCTGCTGGCTGGATACCGTGAAAGAAGGAGAACCCATGATGAGCGGGCGCATTGTACTGTCCAATGAATGGCTGGACAAAGTTTTACTGGGCCGCGAAACCTTACCGCGTTTCAGCGCAGATTTCCCTGCACGCAGATTGCAGACCCAGATGAGCTGGGACGATGTGGTATTACATCCTATTACCAAAGAACAGATCCAGGATATCAGCATCTGGCTGAAACACCATGCCCTTTTCAGCAAGGATGACAACCTTGGCCGTAAAGTGAAACCCGGCTACAGGGCCTTGTTCTATGGCCCTCCGGGTACAGGTAAAACATTAACCGCTAACCTGCTCGGTCAGCAGTTTGGCAGGGAAGTGTATTGCATTGATCTCTCGCAGGTGATCTCCAAATACATTGGTGAAACAGAAAAGAACCTGGAGAAGATCTTTAACCGTGCAGAACATAAGAACTGGATACTGTTCTTTGATGAAGCAGATGCGCTTTTCGGAAAACGCACCAGTGTACAAAGTTCACACGACCGTTATGCCAACCAGGAAGTATCCTACCTGCTGCAAAGGGTAGAAGCTTTTTCCGGCCTGCTGATCCTTGCCTCCAATTTCAAGAATAACCTGGATGATGCCTTCCTGCGCCGTTTCCATGCCATTATCCACTTCCCCATGCCCAATGCGGAAGAACGCCTCATGATCTGGGAAAAGAGCATGCCGGCCAGCTTGCACCGCAACGGCAACCTGGACCTTCGTTCCCTCGCAGAACGTTTTGAGCTTTCCGGCGCCTCTATCCTCAATATTATGCATTATGCCTCCCTGCGTGCTTTTGCCCGTAATGATCAGCAGTTACATCTCTCCGAAGTGATGGAAGGTGTGCGGAAAGAGCTGATGAAGGAGGAAAAATCATTCTGA